The following proteins are encoded in a genomic region of Leptospira fainei serovar Hurstbridge str. BUT 6:
- a CDS encoding acyl-CoA dehydrogenase family protein, producing MIQGNYFQDNEDLLLHFDTLIDWEEAILAYEGNFGDAAKFKETGDERYAYAPSSVEEAKEYYHSILESLGEMMGDFVAPRSKEMDQIGLKYENGKVTFPKAQEECYKTLKDSGLMPISISRKYGGLGLPVMVQSMMCEIAARADAAFCLAYGNINIVEIMERFASEEMCKEWLPKIAAGEFSAAMALTEPNYGSDLPNVQTKAVQAPDGTWKITGAKRFITHACGYIDSPSVILTLARTGSPESGARGLSFFLVQGKDVHIAGVEHKMGLHCSPTCEVVFENAPGLLIGKTGYGLVKYSMGMMNAARLTIATQSLGIATAAYFEADKYASERIQFGKPIRQIPAVKKMLDRMEREILATRCLISETGRAIELYHWRKERMIKEEGKSERDVSQDETIRRWEKLADLFTPMSKYYASEGCVSIASEALQIHGGSGYTEDYDVARIYRDSRITTIYEGTTQLQIVAAIGGVVSGMSPTGSLRQYIETELASFKPSEDLKKLWEYVETTVQKFKAITDSQVKDTLAFETVENAARLVCGLLLEKSLLKSNGDSKKKREEASKAYNIDSLAIAEGNLFKLERASRQAVAV from the coding sequence ATGATTCAAGGAAACTATTTCCAAGATAATGAAGATCTATTATTGCATTTTGATACTCTTATTGATTGGGAAGAGGCGATACTCGCCTATGAAGGTAATTTCGGTGATGCAGCCAAGTTCAAGGAAACCGGCGACGAACGTTATGCTTATGCGCCGTCTAGCGTAGAGGAAGCTAAGGAATACTATCATTCCATTCTCGAATCGTTAGGTGAAATGATGGGAGATTTCGTAGCGCCTCGTAGCAAGGAAATGGACCAGATCGGACTAAAATACGAAAACGGTAAAGTAACATTCCCGAAAGCCCAAGAAGAATGTTACAAAACTCTAAAGGACTCCGGATTGATGCCGATATCGATCAGTCGCAAATACGGCGGACTCGGTTTACCGGTAATGGTTCAATCTATGATGTGCGAAATCGCAGCGCGAGCCGATGCCGCATTTTGCTTAGCGTACGGAAACATAAACATCGTAGAAATTATGGAAAGATTCGCATCGGAAGAAATGTGCAAAGAATGGCTTCCTAAAATTGCCGCGGGAGAATTCAGTGCGGCGATGGCGTTGACGGAACCCAACTACGGATCCGATCTTCCGAACGTTCAGACAAAAGCGGTTCAAGCTCCCGACGGAACATGGAAAATTACCGGAGCGAAGCGATTTATCACTCATGCATGCGGTTATATAGATTCGCCTTCCGTGATCTTAACGTTAGCGAGAACCGGTTCTCCCGAAAGCGGGGCACGAGGGCTATCTTTCTTTTTGGTTCAAGGCAAGGACGTTCATATCGCAGGGGTCGAGCATAAGATGGGATTACATTGTTCTCCCACTTGCGAAGTCGTGTTCGAAAATGCCCCCGGTCTACTGATCGGAAAAACCGGTTATGGTCTCGTGAAATACTCGATGGGAATGATGAATGCCGCTCGTTTAACGATCGCCACTCAATCCCTTGGAATTGCGACCGCGGCGTATTTCGAAGCGGATAAATACGCATCCGAAAGGATTCAATTCGGGAAGCCGATACGCCAGATCCCGGCAGTGAAAAAAATGTTGGATAGGATGGAACGTGAAATTCTAGCCACTCGTTGCTTAATCTCCGAAACGGGTAGAGCCATCGAACTTTATCATTGGCGTAAAGAGCGAATGATAAAGGAAGAAGGAAAAAGCGAGCGCGATGTAAGCCAGGATGAAACCATCCGCCGCTGGGAAAAACTTGCGGATTTATTCACCCCTATGAGCAAGTATTATGCTTCCGAAGGTTGTGTTTCCATCGCTTCCGAAGCTTTACAAATTCATGGAGGAAGCGGATATACCGAAGATTACGACGTAGCTCGTATATATAGAGACAGTCGTATTACGACCATCTATGAAGGAACCACCCAATTGCAAATCGTAGCCGCAATCGGAGGAGTAGTTTCCGGGATGTCTCCGACAGGAAGTCTTCGTCAATATATTGAAACCGAACTGGCTAGTTTTAAACCGTCCGAAGATTTGAAAAAACTTTGGGAATATGTGGAAACCACCGTTCAGAAATTCAAAGCGATCACAGACAGTCAGGTGAAAGATACGTTAGCTTTCGAAACGGTAGAGAACGCAGCTCGACTGGTATGCGGACTTCTTTTGGAAAAATCTCTCCTAAAATCAAACGGAGATTCCAAGAAAAAACGGGAAGAAGCATCCAAAGCCTATAATATAGATTCCTTAGCAATTGCCGAAGGAAATTTATTCAAACTAGAGAGAGCTTCTCGTCAGGCAGTCGCCGTTTAA
- the msrB gene encoding peptide-methionine (R)-S-oxide reductase MsrB, whose protein sequence is MSYEVQKSEEEWKKVLTSDQYRILREKGTERAFTGEYYYNKEKGKYLCAACGAELFNSDTKYESGSGWPSFYKPATEKGVVSETDTSHGMTRTEVHCARCGGHLGHVFPDGPAPTGLRYCINSASLKFKKE, encoded by the coding sequence ATGAGCTACGAAGTGCAGAAATCCGAAGAAGAATGGAAAAAGGTCCTCACTTCCGACCAGTACCGGATACTGCGGGAAAAGGGAACCGAAAGGGCGTTTACCGGAGAATATTATTATAATAAAGAAAAAGGAAAGTATCTATGCGCGGCCTGCGGAGCGGAACTTTTCAATTCGGATACGAAGTACGAGTCAGGTAGCGGATGGCCTTCCTTTTATAAACCGGCAACGGAAAAAGGGGTCGTATCGGAAACGGATACTAGCCATGGAATGACTCGGACGGAAGTCCATTGCGCTCGTTGCGGAGGACATTTAGGCCATGTCTTTCCGGACGGACCAGCTCCTACAGGATTACGTTATTGTATCAATTCTGCATCTCTAAAGTTCAAAAAAGAGTAG
- a CDS encoding esterase/lipase family protein has protein sequence MKKDHLTYFPENRSVRPVIVQHLAEFYYNFYYLVSNIIGIFVTLPDHTDGHKRPIVLVTGFLGRNITWKAMRDRLVSLGHPVYAVPLGFQTGDIRKKSKLLENFILEKGIKDCYIVGHSMGGLIAAGLSYKGRDRVRKIFTMGSPLHGTYMAYTAPIFPCTWQMMPGSKLVREVVETYSTFHNVQAIFTRGDFIVRPWQSARLGHFDDVEIPEYGHLNLYLGPLGIECLSSLITSEEKKDPLPIKPKSAKQDADGVIPATAKKVKSRKVATAKKKAAPKKTSSPKKKAVGKKSTKPKKKR, from the coding sequence ATGAAGAAAGATCATTTAACTTATTTTCCCGAAAATCGTTCCGTTCGTCCCGTCATCGTTCAGCATCTCGCCGAATTCTATTATAACTTCTATTATTTGGTCAGCAATATTATCGGAATTTTTGTGACGCTACCGGATCATACGGATGGTCACAAACGTCCTATCGTGCTGGTCACCGGATTTTTGGGACGTAATATTACTTGGAAAGCGATGCGAGATCGTTTGGTATCGCTGGGACATCCTGTTTATGCTGTCCCGCTCGGTTTTCAAACCGGAGATATTCGCAAGAAGAGTAAATTATTAGAGAATTTCATTTTAGAAAAGGGAATCAAGGATTGCTATATAGTCGGGCATTCCATGGGCGGTCTGATTGCGGCAGGACTGAGTTACAAAGGAAGAGACAGGGTTCGTAAAATCTTTACGATGGGTTCTCCTTTGCACGGAACGTACATGGCATACACTGCGCCTATCTTTCCATGTACTTGGCAAATGATGCCTGGATCAAAACTGGTTCGAGAAGTCGTAGAGACATACTCTACATTTCATAATGTCCAAGCGATTTTTACCCGGGGTGATTTTATCGTTCGCCCCTGGCAAAGCGCTCGGCTGGGGCATTTTGACGACGTGGAAATTCCCGAATACGGCCATTTGAATCTATATCTCGGACCTTTGGGAATCGAATGTTTGAGTTCCTTGATTACGTCGGAAGAAAAGAAAGATCCGCTTCCGATTAAACCTAAATCCGCTAAACAGGATGCAGATGGCGTGATTCCTGCGACTGCAAAAAAAGTTAAATCTAGAAAAGTCGCGACCGCTAAAAAGAAAGCTGCGCCGAAAAAGACAAGCTCTCCGAAAAAGAAAGCAGTGGGAAAAAAATCGACTAAGCCTAAGAAGAAGCGATAA
- a CDS encoding TetR/AcrR family transcriptional regulator yields the protein MTAQRKKRDSGASVRERILDTATELFYKQGFSNTGMRQIIQESGSVAASLYDHFPSKKELGIAYLARQEEKTLADLSSLMDRYPEVQEFLRAWVILKERQIRHAEFHGDPFAGFANQVMDSDPEYTEFLKGIADKWIRMIREYLSRAVASGQLARNMDIHYIARRVLMAYHGSITLWRMTKDLRYIREMEDSLREIFEEYTIR from the coding sequence ATGACAGCGCAGAGAAAGAAGCGAGACTCCGGGGCTAGCGTCCGGGAACGGATCCTAGACACTGCCACAGAACTTTTCTACAAACAAGGATTCTCTAATACCGGGATGAGACAAATTATCCAGGAATCGGGATCCGTTGCGGCTAGTTTGTACGACCATTTCCCCTCTAAAAAAGAGCTCGGAATCGCGTACCTTGCCCGGCAAGAAGAAAAGACTTTGGCGGACCTCAGTTCCTTAATGGATCGATATCCGGAAGTGCAGGAGTTCCTTCGGGCTTGGGTTATTCTCAAAGAGAGACAAATTCGGCACGCAGAATTTCATGGAGACCCGTTTGCCGGTTTTGCGAATCAGGTTATGGATTCCGACCCGGAATATACGGAATTCCTAAAGGGAATCGCGGATAAGTGGATCCGAATGATCCGGGAATACCTGAGCCGAGCCGTCGCTTCCGGTCAGCTTGCCAGAAACATGGATATCCATTATATCGCTAGACGAGTATTGATGGCTTACCACGGGTCTATTACTCTATGGAGAATGACCAAGGATCTGAGATACATTCGTGAAATGGAAGATTCATTGCGTGAAATCTTCGAAGAATACACGATTCGATAA
- a CDS encoding thioesterase family protein translates to MSVSELHTVKTRFSDLDTQRHTTSRTYEDACLGDRYRILEEAGYDWKRMVEESVRITTIASDIRFLAQQMENTELGIRTETRPGETGVVLFTQEILGPNGKIAAEIRTLVRIEKGGQPLQVLTSEESAEALVASFESILPFSGRCERAATDRDLFYCERNPFGEYNPSHYWRLLEEGRWHFTADSGLSLEDLVAMDTTLFYMGGKIRYHRPLIPGRKARVRTWIRNFEKIWSRMRQEITDSVTGEILAESLDDLLVVSVSKARPKKPPEQLVTGFARVTEFPEGGVPEGES, encoded by the coding sequence ATGTCTGTATCCGAATTACATACGGTCAAGACCAGGTTTTCGGACCTGGATACTCAACGACATACGACTAGTCGAACCTACGAAGACGCCTGTCTCGGAGACCGATACCGGATTCTGGAAGAAGCAGGATACGATTGGAAGCGGATGGTCGAGGAGTCTGTTCGAATAACTACGATCGCTTCGGATATACGTTTTCTTGCACAGCAGATGGAAAATACGGAACTGGGAATTCGGACGGAGACTCGCCCTGGAGAAACCGGGGTAGTGCTATTCACTCAGGAAATTCTCGGGCCTAACGGAAAGATCGCCGCGGAAATTCGTACCTTGGTTCGCATTGAAAAAGGCGGGCAACCATTGCAAGTTCTCACTTCGGAGGAAAGCGCCGAGGCCTTAGTGGCGTCGTTTGAATCTATTCTTCCATTTTCGGGCCGTTGCGAGCGCGCCGCTACCGATCGGGATTTGTTTTATTGCGAACGAAATCCGTTCGGAGAGTACAACCCTTCCCATTATTGGCGCCTTCTGGAAGAGGGGCGATGGCATTTTACCGCGGATTCCGGTCTTTCTCTGGAAGACTTAGTAGCGATGGACACGACCTTATTTTATATGGGCGGAAAAATCCGCTACCATCGACCTTTGATTCCCGGAAGAAAAGCTAGAGTAAGGACTTGGATTCGGAACTTTGAAAAAATTTGGAGTAGAATGCGCCAAGAAATCACCGATTCAGTGACGGGAGAAATTTTAGCCGAATCTTTGGATGACCTCCTCGTAGTTTCCGTAAGCAAGGCTCGGCCTAAGAAGCCTCCCGAACAATTGGTAACCGGATTCGCACGCGTAACCGAATTTCCCGAAGGCGGAGTGCCGGAAGGTGAATCGTGA
- a CDS encoding thiolase family protein — translation MKLEKKLAICTPRRTPFAQIAKALGPYPGHHLGRIVAEDIIAKSGLKKEQFDGIVVGEGFSNAPNSARVIANLIGLRDEVPSITVSNNCVSGIEALSEAARRIILGEGQVYLVIGEESQTSMPFVVKNARLNKKAGSLDKLKKLLPDNLPEGVELRDTLEDGLGDGETSYGMQVTAEILAQNYNLSRELTDKLAFESFKRALEASKAGRYAPYIIPVKDEDGTELAIDEAVGLREGLVENPSRMGRAMLLFDNPQMKFDEFKTKYAKDLTASHGPTVSIFNASPRSDGAAGVILTTVEKAKELGLKIEAVLSGWRMKGVNPNLMGVGQAYSTEGLLQDVGLKIQDIDYVEIHEAFAATAVAALEQLKLDTGWDWEKSFDDKKINPNGGSIAIGHPFGATGIRLVANAIMDLKEDAKAKRVVITACAHGGIAGSMLIERYEG, via the coding sequence ATGAAACTCGAGAAAAAATTGGCGATATGCACGCCACGTAGAACTCCCTTCGCTCAAATTGCGAAAGCCCTGGGACCTTATCCCGGACATCATCTAGGCCGCATCGTGGCCGAAGATATCATCGCAAAGAGCGGATTAAAGAAAGAGCAGTTTGACGGAATCGTAGTTGGAGAAGGATTCTCTAACGCGCCGAACTCTGCTCGTGTAATCGCGAACCTGATCGGTTTGCGCGACGAAGTGCCTTCGATCACCGTTTCCAACAACTGCGTTTCCGGAATCGAAGCCCTTTCCGAAGCGGCTCGCCGTATTATTCTGGGCGAAGGCCAGGTATATTTAGTGATCGGCGAAGAATCCCAAACGTCCATGCCATTTGTCGTAAAGAATGCCCGTTTGAACAAAAAAGCCGGGTCATTGGACAAATTGAAGAAGCTTCTACCCGACAATCTTCCAGAAGGAGTAGAATTAAGAGATACTCTTGAGGACGGATTGGGTGACGGTGAGACTTCTTACGGCATGCAGGTTACTGCGGAGATTCTCGCTCAGAATTATAATCTTTCCAGAGAGCTTACGGATAAACTGGCATTCGAATCATTTAAGCGTGCATTAGAAGCTTCTAAAGCGGGAAGATACGCTCCGTATATAATTCCGGTTAAAGACGAAGACGGTACCGAACTTGCCATCGACGAGGCAGTCGGTCTCCGCGAAGGTCTGGTAGAGAACCCCAGCCGTATGGGTCGCGCGATGCTTCTCTTCGACAATCCTCAGATGAAGTTCGACGAGTTCAAAACAAAATACGCAAAGGACTTGACCGCTTCTCATGGACCGACCGTTTCCATTTTCAACGCTAGTCCTCGTTCCGACGGCGCTGCAGGAGTGATTTTAACTACTGTTGAAAAAGCTAAGGAATTAGGACTTAAGATAGAGGCGGTTCTTTCCGGCTGGAGAATGAAGGGAGTCAATCCGAACTTGATGGGAGTCGGACAAGCATATTCGACTGAAGGCTTATTGCAAGACGTAGGCTTAAAAATCCAAGATATCGATTATGTAGAAATTCACGAAGCGTTTGCGGCAACTGCAGTGGCAGCTTTGGAACAACTCAAACTCGATACCGGTTGGGATTGGGAAAAAAGTTTTGATGATAAGAAAATCAATCCTAACGGAGGATCGATCGCGATCGGACATCCGTTCGGAGCGACCGGAATCCGCCTAGTAGCGAATGCGATCATGGACCTGAAAGAAGATGCAAAAGCCAAGCGCGTTGTCATAACCGCTTGCGCTCACGGCGGAATTGCAGGTTCTATGCTGATCGAAAGATACGAAGGTTAA
- a CDS encoding thiolase family protein, producing MKLERKLAICTPRRTPFAQIAKALGSYPAHHLGRIVADDIIQRSGLKKEQFDGIVVGEGFPSAPNSARVIANLVGLRDEVPSITLSNNCVSGFEAVIEAARRIILGEGELFLVIGEESQTAMPFIVKNARMNKKAGSLDKLKKLLPDHLPEGVEIRDTLEDGLDDGENSYGMQVTAEILAQNYNLSREISDKVAFESFKRALEASEAGKYSPYIIPVKDEEGNELRVDEAVELRRGLVENPSRMGRAMLLFDNPQMKFEDFKTKYGKDLKVTHGPTVSIFNASPRSDGAAGLILTTVEKAKELGLKVEAVLSGWKMKGVHPNLMGLGQAYATESLLEEFGLVIEDMDYVEIHEAYAATAIGAMEQIRIDTGWDWEKNFDAKKINPNGGSIAIGHPFGATGVRLITNAIMDIVQDKSANRVLITACAHGGIAGTMIIERYE from the coding sequence ATGAAACTCGAAAGGAAATTGGCGATATGTACTCCGCGTAGAACCCCGTTTGCTCAAATTGCAAAAGCTCTTGGATCTTACCCGGCTCATCATTTAGGTCGTATCGTTGCCGACGATATCATTCAACGGAGCGGTTTAAAGAAAGAACAATTCGACGGAATCGTAGTCGGCGAGGGCTTTCCGAGTGCGCCGAATTCTGCTCGGGTTATTGCAAACTTAGTGGGCTTACGAGATGAGGTTCCTTCCATTACGCTTTCAAATAATTGCGTGTCGGGATTCGAGGCAGTCATAGAAGCAGCGCGAAGAATTATTTTAGGTGAAGGGGAGCTCTTTCTTGTGATCGGAGAAGAATCCCAAACCGCGATGCCATTTATCGTCAAAAATGCGAGAATGAATAAAAAAGCGGGCTCTCTGGATAAACTTAAGAAACTGCTTCCCGATCACTTACCGGAGGGGGTCGAAATTCGCGATACTTTGGAAGACGGACTGGACGACGGTGAAAATTCCTACGGAATGCAGGTTACTGCGGAGATTCTCGCTCAGAATTATAATCTTTCCAGGGAAATTTCGGATAAAGTCGCGTTCGAATCTTTCAAACGAGCGTTAGAAGCTTCCGAGGCCGGAAAGTATTCTCCTTATATCATTCCCGTTAAAGACGAAGAAGGTAACGAGCTGCGGGTCGACGAAGCCGTCGAATTGAGAAGAGGTCTGGTGGAAAATCCCAGTCGAATGGGTCGCGCAATGCTATTATTCGATAATCCGCAAATGAAATTCGAGGATTTTAAAACGAAGTATGGAAAAGATTTAAAGGTCACGCATGGACCGACGGTATCGATCTTTAACGCAAGTCCTCGTTCGGACGGAGCTGCCGGACTTATTTTAACAACGGTGGAAAAAGCAAAGGAACTAGGCTTAAAAGTTGAAGCGGTCCTTAGCGGCTGGAAAATGAAGGGAGTTCACCCGAATCTTATGGGCCTAGGGCAAGCGTATGCTACGGAGAGTTTGCTTGAGGAATTCGGTTTAGTGATCGAAGATATGGATTATGTAGAAATTCATGAAGCTTATGCTGCGACCGCGATCGGTGCAATGGAGCAGATCAGGATCGATACCGGTTGGGATTGGGAAAAAAATTTCGATGCAAAGAAAATAAATCCCAATGGAGGATCGATTGCAATCGGGCATCCCTTCGGAGCAACCGGGGTTCGACTTATTACCAATGCGATTATGGACATTGTCCAGGACAAGTCCGCAAATCGCGTATTAATCACGGCTTGCGCTCATGGAGGAATTGCCGGCACGATGATCATAGAGAGATACGAATAA
- a CDS encoding glutathione peroxidase has protein sequence MYWKLPFAFLIGLPFLSILGAPTSLYDFTVKDIRGKEISLSKYKGKTVLIVNVASKCGYTYQYDNLEKVYKKYKEKGFVVVGFPANNFGSQEPGSDKDIEQFCRLQKGATFDMMSKISVKGEDKHPLYSYLTSASQPSGEIEWNFEKFLISPEGKIVSRYPSAVEPDSKAITEAIEKILK, from the coding sequence ATGTATTGGAAACTTCCTTTCGCATTTCTTATCGGCCTACCGTTCCTTTCGATATTGGGAGCTCCGACGAGTCTTTACGATTTTACGGTAAAGGACATTCGGGGAAAAGAAATATCGCTTTCTAAATATAAAGGAAAGACGGTCTTGATCGTGAATGTCGCATCGAAATGCGGTTATACTTATCAGTATGACAATTTAGAAAAAGTTTATAAAAAATACAAAGAGAAGGGCTTTGTCGTGGTCGGTTTTCCCGCAAATAATTTCGGATCACAGGAGCCGGGTAGCGATAAGGACATCGAACAGTTTTGCCGGCTTCAAAAAGGAGCGACCTTCGATATGATGTCTAAGATTTCCGTGAAGGGAGAAGATAAACATCCGTTATACTCGTATCTAACGTCTGCTTCTCAGCCTTCCGGGGAAATTGAATGGAACTTCGAAAAATTTTTAATCTCTCCGGAGGGTAAGATCGTTTCTCGTTATCCTTCCGCCGTAGAACCTGACAGTAAGGCAATCACCGAGGCGATTGAGAAAATTTTGAAGTAG
- a CDS encoding alpha/beta hydrolase, giving the protein MNFRFVLVLILLPVFASCVQHGKKMSETETIQDVLLILSYPYLLNNCAITGISPQGPVTQITGGYGARGTHQVAVAPLQNPIADRRVCVYYPADQSSPAPVLFLFHGFSSPSAEPYYPLIDFYVSKGYVVVFPIYFSDTRPPTQNYDIMWAGLKFAVDTFPSKIDTRKVGFMGHSYGGGASPYMAHKGLFEQSWGSLGSFMYLAAPWYSFSTTNANLADFTSATKLIVQVYEEDQTNDHRMGIDIYNNVTNIASTERSYQVVHTDSYGGYTLKSDHYVPIKDTILGIGALNGYDFYGVWRQLDALADYAFNGTVAGANTALGSGNGNFSMGTYPDGSAVKRMDFTRSPAPLQAESYYSQQWSNPLNPR; this is encoded by the coding sequence ATGAATTTTCGTTTTGTCCTCGTTCTTATTTTGTTACCTGTCTTTGCTTCTTGCGTTCAACATGGAAAGAAGATGAGCGAGACGGAAACGATTCAGGACGTTCTTTTGATATTGTCGTACCCGTATCTCTTAAACAACTGCGCGATTACGGGAATTTCTCCCCAGGGACCGGTTACTCAAATCACCGGCGGGTACGGGGCGAGAGGAACTCATCAGGTCGCGGTCGCTCCGCTACAAAATCCGATCGCAGATCGACGCGTCTGCGTTTATTATCCGGCCGATCAATCTAGTCCGGCCCCCGTACTATTTTTGTTTCATGGTTTCAGCTCTCCTTCTGCAGAGCCTTACTATCCGTTGATCGATTTTTACGTTTCGAAAGGTTATGTAGTCGTATTTCCCATATACTTTTCCGATACCAGACCTCCAACACAGAATTATGATATAATGTGGGCCGGACTTAAATTTGCGGTCGATACGTTTCCAAGTAAGATCGATACGCGGAAAGTCGGCTTTATGGGGCATTCATACGGTGGAGGCGCCTCTCCTTATATGGCTCATAAAGGTTTGTTCGAACAGTCCTGGGGTTCTCTCGGATCTTTCATGTATCTTGCAGCTCCTTGGTACTCGTTCAGCACGACGAACGCGAATCTCGCCGATTTTACCAGCGCTACTAAATTAATCGTCCAGGTTTACGAAGAGGATCAGACGAACGATCATCGGATGGGAATCGATATCTATAATAACGTGACCAACATCGCATCTACCGAAAGATCCTATCAGGTTGTCCATACCGATTCGTACGGCGGCTACACGTTGAAGTCGGACCATTATGTTCCGATAAAAGATACGATTCTTGGAATCGGCGCCTTGAACGGTTATGATTTCTACGGCGTCTGGAGGCAATTGGATGCATTGGCAGATTATGCATTTAACGGAACGGTTGCCGGCGCTAATACCGCTTTAGGCTCGGGAAACGGAAACTTCTCCATGGGAACCTACCCGGACGGATCCGCCGTAAAACGGATGGATTTTACCCGTAGCCCTGCCCCTTTGCAGGCGGAGAGTTATTATTCCCAACAATGGAGTAATCCCCTAAATCCTAGATAG
- a CDS encoding dienelactone hydrolase family protein: protein MIIEQTRLSIDDRSIMHAFIAKPDQGPSPALILLQEVFGVNHHIKDVAQRFAREGFYTIAPELFHRTAPPGYEGNYEDFRAARPHFSAITIETLESDLNATYSWLLSRSDVKADSIGSVGYCLGGKVSFLANSLLPLQTAVSFYGGGIAPSLLSHCERQNGPILLVWAGLDKNILPEHYRSVSDSLRKHNKNYVEAIFSNANHGFFCDARSAYNTESAQQAWSLTVSFLKTYLMIS, encoded by the coding sequence GTGATCATAGAACAAACCCGACTTTCGATCGATGACAGAAGCATCATGCATGCGTTTATCGCCAAACCGGATCAAGGACCTTCTCCGGCTCTTATTCTTTTGCAGGAAGTCTTCGGCGTAAATCATCATATAAAAGATGTGGCACAGAGGTTCGCTCGGGAAGGATTTTATACGATCGCACCGGAATTATTCCATCGGACGGCCCCTCCCGGGTACGAAGGTAATTATGAAGATTTTAGGGCCGCTCGACCTCATTTTAGCGCGATCACAATCGAGACTCTTGAATCGGATCTAAACGCGACGTATTCCTGGTTACTTTCCCGATCGGACGTGAAAGCGGACTCGATAGGAAGCGTCGGCTACTGCCTCGGAGGGAAGGTTTCGTTTCTTGCGAATTCCCTATTGCCTTTGCAAACGGCGGTATCCTTTTATGGCGGAGGAATCGCGCCCAGCCTATTATCTCATTGCGAAAGACAGAACGGTCCTATCCTACTCGTGTGGGCGGGCTTGGATAAAAATATTTTACCCGAACATTATAGATCCGTTTCGGATTCTTTACGAAAGCATAATAAGAATTATGTGGAGGCGATTTTTTCGAACGCTAATCACGGTTTTTTCTGCGATGCACGATCCGCCTATAATACAGAATCCGCGCAGCAAGCTTGGAGCTTGACCGTTTCTTTTTTAAAAACCTATCTTATGATTTCTTAA
- a CDS encoding ChaN family lipoprotein — protein sequence MLFRKILPIFIIPLGLASQSDGSVSEKIFDSKSQTRASWTSVESKVREADVIIVGEEHDDEAGHEWQLNTFKKLSESFSITLSLEMLERDQQIIVDEYLKEELTEKGYLNYTKFWPNYSKDYHPLVEVAKIRNIPVLASNAPRRYVNLVSQKGIRSLMKIRSPFLPPRYLLRLHRQVEYEAKLAKAMGGHHSDGSTSNLQNFVDAQYLWDASMADAIAEEFYTTGRKIVHINGRFHSDQGMGVTYRLRQMGLKVLVFSVFPLEEGKKLGVEEFQLADFLVVTPRKSLP from the coding sequence ATGTTATTTCGAAAAATTCTTCCTATTTTCATTATACCGCTCGGATTGGCTTCCCAGTCCGACGGTTCGGTATCGGAGAAGATATTCGATTCTAAATCTCAAACCCGCGCATCCTGGACTAGCGTCGAAAGTAAAGTTCGTGAAGCCGACGTGATTATTGTCGGCGAAGAGCATGATGATGAGGCAGGCCATGAATGGCAGCTTAATACGTTTAAAAAATTATCGGAGAGTTTCTCCATTACATTATCACTCGAAATGTTGGAAAGGGACCAGCAGATTATCGTAGATGAATATCTGAAGGAAGAGTTAACCGAAAAAGGATATTTGAATTATACGAAATTTTGGCCTAATTATTCGAAAGATTATCACCCGTTAGTCGAGGTCGCAAAAATTCGTAATATTCCGGTCTTGGCTTCGAATGCACCAAGAAGATACGTGAATCTGGTCTCTCAAAAAGGAATCCGGTCCTTGATGAAAATTCGTTCCCCTTTTTTACCGCCTCGGTATCTACTTCGTTTGCATCGACAAGTTGAATACGAGGCTAAGTTAGCGAAAGCAATGGGAGGACATCATTCGGATGGCTCCACTTCGAATTTACAAAACTTCGTAGATGCTCAATATCTTTGGGATGCCAGCATGGCTGACGCAATCGCGGAGGAATTTTATACAACGGGTAGAAAGATCGTTCATATCAACGGTCGGTTTCATAGCGACCAAGGAATGGGTGTTACCTATCGTTTAAGACAAATGGGTTTAAAAGTCTTAGTATTTAGCGTTTTCCCTTTAGAAGAGGGGAAAAAATTGGGGGTGGAGGAGTTCCAGCTTGCGGACTTTTTGGTCGTAACACCCAGAAAGTCGCTTCCGTAA